The genomic interval ggtggggtgTAAGCTGACACAGAGACTATGGGGAACAGTATGGAAGtgccttcaaaaattaaaaatagaattaccatatggctcagcaatcccactcccaggcatataactggagaaaactataattcaaaaaaatacatgcaccccaatgttcactgtagcactatttacaatagcaggacatagaagcaacttaactgtccatcagcagaggaatggataaagaggataatatttcattatatatataattacataatattactactcagccagaaaaaggaatgaaattgtgccactTGTGgagacatagatggacctagagactgtcatatagagtggaataagtcagaaagacaagacaaatattatataattgtcacctatatatggaatctagaaaatgatacagatgaacttatgtgcacaacagaaatagagacacagacagagagaataaATATATGGATATCAATAGGGAAAGGgaggtggatcagatggtaaagaatgtgcctacaatgcaggagacctgggtttgatccttgggtcaagaagatcccctggagaagggaatggctacccactccaatattcttgcctggagaattccatggacaaaggagcctggtgggctacagtccatggggttgcaaagagttggacacaactgagcaactaacactttcactttcatgtataaaatagataactaacaagaatctactatatagcacagggaactctactcaatgctccgtggtgacctaaatgggaaggaaatctaaaaaagaggaatatatgtatacatatggttcattcactttgctgtacagcagaagctaacacaacattttaaagcaattatactccaatacaaattaattaaaaaaaagaaatcactgggATGAATATTCAATGATAAGCAAAGTATTACAGTGAAGATAAAGTTCATTATATCTACTTGGCcagtttttatgaaaatatactaatttgaagaaaattatgaaatattaatgATTCACTTCAATTCATGAAAATTTCAGATGGACAGAAAATACAAAGtgacattacaaaataaaaacaactgtaGTCAATGTGCATCATCTTTAAagcaaagatacacacacacacacacacacacacaaacacacaaaaccaaAGAACAGTactactttaaaacaaaaagaaaataatagtgcctggagaaatcccactACCCCTCCGTGCTATGCTTTTAAAGCCTGCAGTCGGCTGTTCCTTCACATGGGTCAAGTTTCCATGCCCtgttcactcagctttcttgtgAGTCGGAATACCAAGAACAGACACCGGTTGATTTCCACTTGGACAATAGTCCAGGCACAGCTGCTATAGTCCTGGCTTTCCAGGTAATCATGGATCCTTTGGAAATACATTTTAACCTGTAATCTAAGGTTCTCACTGCCCAAGGTGtcacttttctgctttgcttGCAGTCTCATGAGTGCTTCTAGGTATTCCAGCTGTTGATGAAGTTCAACAAGGAACTTTTCTGTGTGACTTTCCTCCCAACCATCCAGAGATACAATTGCCCTGAAGAGGCTGAAGATCTGTTGAAGCATCTCATGAAGAATGGCCAGTACTTGTCCTTTCTGATACTGGTGAGGATTCACAGACTTCTGGGGAAGCAGGAAGTGTTTCCTGTGTGGTAGACACTGCTGAACTGACGAGGTCTGCAGTTTATTCAAAAGTTTTAAACTCTCTTGGTTCACTCTCCTTTGCTGGCAAAGAACCAGTTTCAGCTCTTGGGAGCAAACAGTGGAATAAGCCAACAGAACCAACACAATTTCAAAGAAAGCCTTGTTAATCATGGTGAAGGTCAAATATTCCACTTATCTCTGTGCAGACTGGATAAAGCCCAGACTCTAGTGATTATTTGTTTTGTACATCTTAGACTATTCTGGAAAGTGTTCtcttttgtagttttgttttctaatgttGTCATTTCTCCAAGTTTACATGTTAAGCTTTCTGGTTCCCTTTTCACAAGGTTTACGGGACATTTCTTCCACTTTCCATTGTGTTGGTTTATTTGAGGAAGTAATCAAAAGAATTTGTTTTCTCTGCATGTGTTCCTTGAGACAATAACAGACCAGTCATGCAAAATGATCTTCTATTACTCTCATTATTTATTATACATAAAGTTTCACTCAACACAATATGCTTTCTAAATATTTAGTCAAGCTTATTAAAGTTCTTTTATTGAgagtaagtttttctttttaaaggaatggTCTTTCATGGAGTTATGTTTATCAGAGACTCAGCAGCACCTATATGGTGTATGTGcaggtgtgctaagtcacttcagtcatgtccgactttttgcgaccctagaCTGGGGCCCGCCATgttcctcttgtccatggaaatctctaggcaagaatactggagtgggttgccacgccctcctccaggagacctctgacccagggatggaacccagatctcttacatctgctgcattggctggtgggttctttaccaccaccaccacctgggaagccataacacaggcaaaaattaaacaagaaaaatttaactGAGTAAATTTAAAGGTCAAATTGGTTCCACCGAGCTATAGCaaaggaaaggtttttaaagtAGAAAGGGGGCAGAAAAACgaaaattattaacaaaaaaagTACTGTTTCAGGCAAAGTTGCCTTCCTAAGGGGGATGGAGGTGCCTATATGCAGATTACTTCACTACTGCTAACCAGGTAATTCTAGGTTGACTGGTTAAAGGTTACATTCCTGGGGTGTTGAAATTGCAATTAAGTTAAATATTAAGTCTTGGTTTACTGGCATGGAGTTTAGCATAAGTAATTCCATTTTGGGTCTGTTGTCTCCTTTTTACACTACTAAATTTTAAACCTCAAGTAGAACTGTATCTTTGCATAAATGCTTGAGCAGATTAACCTTAAGATATGTATCAGCAATCTTAAATTGCTTTGTGTATTAGCCAAGCAGTTCAATATCTAAGATTCTAGCCTATGGAagtaatataaaaaggaaaatattagcaaaagaaGATTGTTATAAAATTATTGCAACTGCAGAACATTACAGACACCATATAGGTCCAACAATAGtggaatggttaaataaatgttGGGAAATCCGCATAATGAAATGCTATGTAAACATTATAAATCATCACATCATATGTGGAAAGAGTTTGGGAGCAGTTGATTAGTCTATATTCCCTAGGGTACCAATAACTAAGGAAAACCAATGTGGCTAGTTTACATCAGTAATGCTTCTTGAATTACAAGTTCcgtattctttttttaacaactaccttttaaattaattaatttttgattgtgctggcctttgttgctgcatgcagctTTCTCTAGGTGAGGTAAGttggggctactcttggttgtggtgcatggggttctcactgtggtggcttctcttgttatagagcacgggctctaggtacACAGGCTTTACAAGATGCAGCACCTGGGTCCAGCAGTCACAgcacgtgagctcagtagttgtggcgcaggggtttagttgccccacggcatgtggaacttccccagatcaggaattgaacctgtgtcccctgcattggcagacaagcggattcttattcactgtaccaccaggaagtctcCAGTTCCATATTCTAAATTCTTCAGAATAAACCCCCAATCAACCGTTCCAATCTTATCTCTCACTGTTGCTCCAAATGTGGTatatgtgtgcacactcagttgcttcagtcgtgtctgactctttgtgactttatgggttgtagcctgccaggctcctctgtccatgggattgtccagacttgtgtgtgtatgtttagtaatattttctttctctaaaacaTCACTTGTTGCCTCCTTCATTCCCAGTACCTGTCTGTCCAAGGACTAAGGACTACTTCTCCTTTAGGGCCTAGACTGCTCCCAGGGAGCTATAAtctcttctctgcatcctcacagAACTTTGCACCTTTTAAGACACTTTTCTTGGTCTGTCTTATAAatggttatttatttaattgtctTACAACCTTCTAACATTAAGACCTCTTATGAATGTGTAATAAACACTCCTATTTTTACTGTCTATACaactatgctgctactgctgctaagtcacttcagtcgtgtccgactctgtgcgaccccatagacggcagcccaccaggctcccccgtccctgggattctccaggcaagaacactggagtgggttgccacttccttctccaatgcatgaaagtgaaaagtgaaagtgaagtcgcttagtcgtgtccgactcttagcgaccccatggactgcagcccaccaggctcctccatccatgggattttccaggcaagagtactggagtggggtgccattgccttctctgctatacAACTACAGTAGGAGCTTAATAAACCCATGTTGTCTTGGACTGACAATGTGCTCTACCACAAAGTAATACAAGATGTTACATCTCatatttgacctttttttttttttttttgcaggtcaCTGAGTGAGATCACAAGTGctggaaaaagaatataaacatgCGTGGCCTCATTATCCACCAGCTCA from Bos mutus isolate GX-2022 chromosome 8, NWIPB_WYAK_1.1, whole genome shotgun sequence carries:
- the IFNE gene encoding interferon epsilon; translation: MINKAFFEIVLVLLAYSTVCSQELKLVLCQQRRVNQESLKLLNKLQTSSVQQCLPHRKHFLLPQKSVNPHQYQKGQVLAILHEMLQQIFSLFRAIVSLDGWEESHTEKFLVELHQQLEYLEALMRLQAKQKSDTLGSENLRLQVKMYFQRIHDYLESQDYSSCAWTIVQVEINRCLFLVFRLTRKLSEQGMET